One genomic region from Cellulomonas hominis encodes:
- the flhA gene encoding flagellar biosynthesis protein FlhA codes for MKNRQISQLAVPVGVVGIVLLLVVPLPAALLDVLIAVNITASLVILLTSMYVQRPLDFSVFPSLILVFTLFRLGLNVASTRLVLRDGYAGAVIDAFGHFVVGGSLVIGLVIFLILVVIQFVVITNGAGRVAEVGARFTLDAMPGKQMAIDADLNSGLIDEDTARKRRADVAAEADFYGAMDGGSKFVKGDAIAGIIITLINLIGGFVIGMMQMGLSMPEALERFSLLTIGDGLVTQIPALLLSVSTGIVVTRATAEGDMGTAASKQLLQSRTALMIAGSGALALALLPGMPKLPFVLVGATLIIVAQRLKATQAKQAEAEEAAARSTATTAPTSNDTPEALIEQMRVHTLEILLAPDLVDMVGSGPDQDLLHRVRGLRRKIAMELGIVVPPVRTRDSVDLPRSTYVVRIAGVEVGRGEVPPGRILALGDDLAALPGQAVVEPVFGLPGKWVASELRHAAEMAGATVVDRVSVLITHLGAIITKNAPRLLGREDVRVLTEGVKQVNPSVVEELVPGLLSLGEVQRVLQGLLAEEVPIRDLGRIYEALTLRAKVSTDPEGLVEAARGTLGPALCAQYVQDGVLRVLTLDPVFEQSLVEALRPSDSGTQVVTDPTRLEAMLERLRVAVADAEATGRSVVLVCAPALRPALRKVVVLGLERLPVLSYAEVTGGGVRIETVGVVSGAHAIAA; via the coding sequence ATGAAGAACCGGCAGATCTCGCAGCTCGCCGTCCCGGTGGGCGTCGTCGGCATCGTGCTGCTGCTCGTCGTGCCGCTGCCCGCGGCGCTGCTCGACGTGCTCATCGCCGTGAACATCACGGCGTCCCTGGTCATCCTGCTGACCAGCATGTACGTGCAGCGGCCCCTCGACTTCAGCGTCTTCCCGTCGCTGATCCTCGTGTTCACGCTGTTCCGCCTGGGCCTGAACGTGGCGTCCACCCGGCTGGTGCTGCGGGACGGCTACGCCGGCGCCGTGATCGACGCGTTCGGGCACTTCGTCGTCGGCGGCTCGCTGGTCATCGGCCTGGTGATCTTCCTGATCCTGGTCGTCATCCAGTTCGTCGTCATCACCAACGGCGCCGGGCGCGTGGCCGAGGTCGGCGCGCGGTTCACCCTCGACGCCATGCCCGGCAAGCAGATGGCCATCGACGCCGACCTGAACTCGGGCCTGATCGACGAGGACACCGCCCGCAAGCGGCGCGCCGACGTGGCGGCCGAGGCCGACTTCTACGGCGCGATGGACGGTGGCTCGAAGTTCGTCAAGGGCGACGCCATCGCCGGCATCATCATCACGCTGATCAACCTCATCGGCGGCTTCGTCATCGGCATGATGCAGATGGGGCTGTCCATGCCGGAGGCCCTGGAGCGGTTCAGCCTGCTGACCATCGGCGACGGCCTGGTCACCCAGATCCCCGCCCTGCTGCTGTCGGTGTCCACCGGCATCGTCGTGACCCGCGCGACCGCCGAGGGCGACATGGGCACCGCGGCGTCCAAGCAGCTGCTCCAGTCCCGCACCGCGCTCATGATCGCCGGCTCGGGGGCGCTCGCCCTGGCGCTGCTGCCCGGCATGCCGAAGCTGCCGTTCGTGCTGGTCGGCGCGACCCTCATCATCGTCGCCCAGCGCCTCAAGGCGACCCAGGCCAAGCAGGCCGAGGCCGAGGAGGCCGCCGCCCGCTCGACCGCCACCACCGCCCCGACGTCGAACGACACCCCCGAGGCGCTCATCGAGCAGATGCGGGTGCACACCCTGGAGATCCTGCTGGCGCCCGACCTGGTCGACATGGTCGGCAGCGGCCCGGACCAGGACCTGCTGCACCGGGTGCGGGGGCTGCGTCGCAAGATCGCCATGGAGCTCGGCATCGTCGTCCCGCCCGTGCGGACCCGGGACTCCGTGGACCTCCCGCGCTCCACCTACGTCGTGCGGATCGCGGGCGTGGAGGTCGGGCGCGGCGAGGTCCCGCCCGGGCGGATCCTCGCGCTGGGCGACGACCTGGCCGCCCTGCCCGGGCAGGCCGTGGTGGAGCCGGTGTTCGGGCTGCCGGGCAAGTGGGTGGCGTCCGAGCTCCGGCACGCCGCCGAGATGGCCGGCGCCACCGTCGTGGACCGGGTCTCCGTGCTCATCACGCACCTCGGCGCGATCATCACCAAGAACGCGCCCCGGCTGCTCGGCCGCGAGGACGTCCGGGTGCTGACCGAGGGTGTCAAGCAGGTCAACCCGTCCGTGGTCGAGGAGCTCGTGCCCGGCCTGCTCTCGCTCGGCGAGGTGCAGCGCGTGCTGCAGGGGCTGCTCGCCGAGGAGGTGCCGATCCGCGACCTCGGCCGGATCTACGAGGCGCTCACGCTCCGCGCGAAGGTCAGCACCGACCCCGAGGGCCTGGTCGAGGCCGCCCGCGGCACGCTCGGCCCCGCGCTGTGCGCGCAGTACGTGCAGGACGGCGTCCTGCGGGTGCTCACGCTGGACCCGGTGTTCGAGCAGTCGCTGGTCGAGGCGCTGCGGCCCTCGGACAGCGGCACGCAGGTCGTCACCGACCCGACCCGCCTCGAGGCCATGCTGGAGCGGCTGCGCGTCGCTGTGGCCGACGCCGAGGCCACCGGCCGGTCCGTGGTCCTGGTCTGCGCGCCGGCGCTGCGGCCCGCGCTCCGCAAGGTCGTCGTGCTCGGCCTGGAGCGGCTGCCCGTGCTGTCCTACGCGGAGGTCACGGGCGGCGGCGTCCGGATCGAGACCGTCGGGGTGGTGAGCGGTGCCCACGCGATTGCTGCTTGA
- a CDS encoding EscU/YscU/HrcU family type III secretion system export apparatus switch protein translates to MSGGGDAGEKTEKATAQRMKEVHRDGKLSRSQDLTAWVGLAAAAVMLPGTMQRASDAAFDQLAAVREAIASPDAGTVTQLLGDGLWSVVGTLGPLLAVVAGVIIAVAVAQGGVHVKKFKPNVKQFNPVSGVKRLFGANAWWEGAKTLLKTAVVGLVLYLAVQALVPQLMGTGRIPLAHMLGVAGSGIKQLLIWGIAAGVLLAAIDLLVVMRRNRKQTRMSKQEIKEEHKRTDGDPLVKGQIRSKQMAMSRNRMMAAVADADVVIVNPTHVAVALRYVPGTGAPRLVAKGAGAVAAKIRAQATEHRVPMVEDVPLARALHAACAVDQEIPAYLFTAVARVLAFVMQLKRRGAAMGKHTMPGGSVAPDDAPTTVAAARRRARDEKKAAA, encoded by the coding sequence GTGAGCGGCGGCGGGGACGCGGGGGAGAAGACCGAGAAGGCCACAGCCCAGCGGATGAAGGAGGTCCACCGGGACGGGAAGCTCTCCCGGTCCCAGGACCTCACCGCGTGGGTCGGCCTGGCCGCGGCGGCCGTCATGCTGCCGGGCACGATGCAGCGCGCCTCCGACGCGGCCTTCGACCAGCTCGCCGCCGTGCGCGAGGCGATCGCCTCCCCGGACGCCGGCACCGTCACGCAGCTGCTCGGCGACGGGCTGTGGTCGGTCGTCGGCACGCTCGGCCCGCTGCTGGCCGTCGTCGCCGGCGTGATCATCGCGGTGGCCGTCGCCCAGGGCGGCGTGCACGTCAAGAAGTTCAAGCCGAACGTCAAGCAGTTCAACCCCGTCTCGGGCGTGAAGCGGCTGTTCGGCGCCAACGCCTGGTGGGAGGGGGCCAAGACGCTGCTGAAGACCGCCGTCGTCGGGCTCGTGCTCTACCTGGCGGTGCAGGCCCTGGTGCCGCAGCTCATGGGCACCGGCCGCATCCCGCTCGCGCACATGCTGGGCGTCGCCGGGTCCGGCATCAAGCAGCTCCTGATCTGGGGCATCGCGGCGGGCGTGCTGCTCGCGGCGATCGACCTGCTCGTCGTCATGCGCCGCAACCGCAAGCAGACGCGCATGTCGAAGCAGGAGATCAAGGAGGAGCACAAGCGCACCGACGGCGACCCGCTCGTCAAGGGCCAGATCCGGTCCAAGCAGATGGCGATGAGCCGCAACCGCATGATGGCGGCCGTCGCCGACGCGGACGTCGTCATCGTCAACCCGACGCACGTCGCCGTCGCCCTGCGCTACGTGCCCGGCACCGGCGCGCCCCGCCTGGTCGCCAAGGGCGCGGGCGCGGTCGCCGCCAAGATCCGCGCGCAGGCGACCGAGCACCGCGTCCCGATGGTCGAGGACGTCCCCCTGGCCCGCGCGCTGCACGCCGCGTGCGCCGTGGACCAGGAGATCCCCGCCTACCTGTTCACCGCCGTCGCCCGCGTGCTGGCGTTCGTCATGCAGCTCAAGCGGCGCGGAGCCGCCATGGGCAAGCACACGATGCCGGGCGGCTCCGTCGCCCCGGACGACGCCCCGACCACCGTGGCCGCCGCGCGCCGCCGGGCACGCGACGAGAAGAAGGCCGCAGCATGA
- a CDS encoding flagellar biosynthetic protein FliR, with translation MDVTLSLAAVQTAMLAGVRFAAFFVVAPPFAHRGIPGAVKAMLSVGLALAVLPRLEPTSTTSTGEFVGDLVLEAVVGAALGFLVSLVFAAVQAAGNLIDLFGGFQLAQAFDPQNMTAGAQFARLYNWTCLVLLFVSGAYQVLIGGLARSFDAVPPGTGLDLAAMASAVTTGLTDMFLAALQIGGPLLVVLFLTDVGLGLLTRVSPALNAFAMGFPLKILMTVTFAGFAYLALPGVVGDLTERAVEAMLGVVS, from the coding sequence ATGGACGTGACCCTCTCCCTGGCGGCGGTGCAGACCGCGATGCTCGCGGGCGTCCGGTTCGCGGCGTTCTTCGTCGTGGCCCCGCCGTTCGCGCACCGGGGCATCCCGGGCGCCGTCAAGGCGATGCTCTCCGTGGGGCTGGCGCTCGCCGTGCTCCCGCGGCTCGAGCCCACGTCCACGACGTCGACGGGGGAGTTCGTCGGGGACCTGGTCCTGGAGGCGGTCGTCGGCGCCGCGCTGGGCTTCCTCGTGTCGCTGGTGTTCGCGGCCGTCCAGGCGGCGGGCAACCTCATCGACCTGTTCGGCGGGTTCCAGCTCGCGCAGGCGTTCGACCCGCAGAACATGACGGCGGGTGCGCAGTTCGCCCGGCTCTACAACTGGACCTGCCTGGTGCTGCTGTTCGTGTCCGGCGCGTACCAGGTGCTGATCGGCGGCCTCGCGCGGTCGTTCGACGCGGTGCCCCCCGGGACCGGGCTGGACCTGGCCGCGATGGCGTCGGCCGTCACCACCGGGCTGACCGACATGTTCCTCGCGGCGCTGCAGATCGGCGGCCCGCTGCTGGTCGTGCTGTTCCTCACCGACGTGGGCCTCGGTCTGCTGACCCGGGTGTCGCCCGCGCTGAACGCGTTCGCGATGGGCTTCCCGCTGAAGATCTTGATGACCGTGACGTTCGCGGGCTTCGCGTACCTGGCGCTGCCGGGGGTCGTGGGCGACCTGACGGAGCGGGCCGTCGAGGCGATGCTCGGGGTGGTCTCGTGA
- the fliQ gene encoding flagellar biosynthesis protein FliQ → MDTAAVLDIGLDAMILTAKLAAPVLITALVVGFSVSLVQSVTQIQEVTLSFVPKAIAAAVALLVSGHWMIAELVSFTHELFDRIPALLGG, encoded by the coding sequence ATGGACACCGCGGCCGTCCTCGACATCGGGCTCGACGCCATGATCCTCACCGCGAAGCTCGCGGCGCCGGTGCTCATCACCGCGCTGGTCGTCGGCTTCTCCGTGTCCCTGGTGCAGTCCGTGACGCAGATCCAGGAGGTCACGCTCTCCTTCGTGCCGAAGGCCATCGCCGCCGCCGTGGCGCTGCTGGTCTCCGGGCACTGGATGATCGCGGAGCTCGTGTCGTTCACGCACGAGCTGTTCGACCGCATCCCGGCCCTCCTCGGGGGCTGA
- the fliP gene encoding flagellar type III secretion system pore protein FliP (The bacterial flagellar biogenesis protein FliP forms a type III secretion system (T3SS)-type pore required for flagellar assembly.), translated as MPATEPPAARRRTWPLVLLAVLALGVALVVLSSGVAHAAPTPPTDPAAPADPGAGEVSVAINGVNGTPSSSIVVLIGITLLSVAPSLLLMMTGFTKIFVVLSLTRNALGLTTVPPNQVIAGLALFLSLFVMAPVLSDVNTEAVQPYLDGSMDFTTALDAGSGPLREYMLGHTREADLALITRAADQPNPEDAASVPMLTLIPAFMLSELRSAFIIGFVIFVPFLVIDLVVSSVLMSMGMMMLPPVMVSLPFKLLLFVLVDGWGLIVTALVGAASGGGG; from the coding sequence GTGCCCGCGACCGAGCCGCCCGCGGCGCGGCGGCGGACCTGGCCGCTCGTGCTGCTCGCCGTGCTCGCCCTCGGGGTCGCCCTCGTCGTGCTGTCGTCGGGGGTCGCGCACGCCGCGCCCACGCCCCCGACCGACCCGGCCGCCCCGGCGGACCCCGGCGCCGGCGAGGTGTCCGTCGCCATCAACGGCGTGAACGGCACCCCCAGCAGCTCGATCGTCGTGCTCATCGGCATCACGCTGCTGTCGGTCGCCCCGTCGCTGCTGCTGATGATGACCGGCTTCACCAAGATCTTCGTGGTGCTGTCCCTCACCCGGAACGCGCTCGGCCTGACGACCGTGCCGCCGAACCAGGTGATCGCCGGCCTCGCGCTCTTCCTCAGCCTGTTCGTCATGGCGCCGGTCCTGTCCGACGTCAACACCGAGGCGGTGCAGCCCTACCTCGACGGCAGCATGGACTTCACCACGGCGCTGGACGCCGGCTCCGGCCCGCTGCGCGAGTACATGCTCGGGCACACCCGCGAGGCCGACCTGGCGCTCATCACCCGGGCCGCCGACCAGCCGAACCCCGAGGACGCGGCCTCCGTGCCGATGCTCACGCTGATCCCGGCGTTCATGCTCTCGGAGCTCCGCTCGGCGTTCATCATCGGGTTCGTCATCTTCGTGCCGTTCCTCGTCATCGACCTGGTCGTGTCCTCGGTCCTGATGAGCATGGGCATGATGATGCTGCCGCCGGTCATGGTGTCGCTGCCGTTCAAGCTGCTGCTGTTCGTGCTGGTGGACGGCTGGGGCCTCATCGTCACCGCCCTGGTGGGCGCCGCGTCGGGCGGGGGTGGCTGA
- the fliO gene encoding flagellar biosynthetic protein FliO: MDSVVLGLRVLLALASVIGLIWVLARRAGWGKQRRGPAGPTLEVVGRQALGRHAGVAVVAVGNRRLLLGYGEQNVTMLTELAPAPAEALPALTADAEPARPVPTTVAELVAAVLPTPRRSRAPKPSAARTVPAAAAVPAAPAVPAPAFEDALAAARRDASGDDEAPASATASPASVATAATAASAASAAAALAAAAAIPVDPAGDVPGLAGLEVADVDAARLEHLTATGTEPRGALHGSVLAPSTWRQAVAALRERTVRR; the protein is encoded by the coding sequence ATGGACTCCGTCGTCCTGGGGCTGCGCGTCCTCCTGGCGCTGGCGTCCGTGATCGGGCTCATCTGGGTCCTCGCGCGCCGCGCCGGGTGGGGCAAGCAGCGCCGCGGTCCGGCCGGGCCGACCCTCGAGGTCGTCGGCCGGCAGGCGCTCGGCCGGCACGCCGGCGTCGCGGTGGTCGCCGTCGGCAACCGCCGGCTGCTCCTCGGGTACGGCGAGCAGAACGTGACGATGCTGACCGAGCTCGCCCCGGCGCCCGCCGAGGCGCTGCCGGCGCTCACCGCCGACGCCGAGCCGGCCCGGCCGGTGCCCACCACGGTCGCGGAGCTGGTGGCGGCCGTGCTGCCGACGCCGCGGCGTTCGCGGGCGCCGAAGCCGTCCGCGGCGCGGACGGTGCCCGCTGCGGCCGCCGTGCCCGCTGCCCCCGCCGTGCCCGCGCCCGCGTTCGAGGACGCCCTCGCCGCCGCGCGGCGGGACGCCTCCGGCGACGACGAGGCGCCGGCCTCCGCCACCGCGTCCCCCGCCTCCGTCGCGACCGCCGCGACGGCCGCCTCCGCCGCGTCCGCGGCCGCCGCGCTCGCCGCCGCCGCCGCCATCCCGGTCGACCCCGCCGGCGACGTCCCCGGCCTCGCCGGCCTGGAGGTCGCCGACGTCGACGCCGCGCGCCTCGAGCACCTGACCGCCACCGGCACCGAGCCCCGCGGCGCGCTGCACGGCTCGGTCCTGGCCCCGTCCACGTGGCGGCAGGCCGTCGCCGCCCTGCGCGAGCGGACGGTCCGCCGGTGA
- the fliN gene encoding flagellar motor switch protein FliN yields the protein MNATTETTDAAVALAAATAAARLLPAVAPLVPAPAPAGRRPDADALAVVASFVGPNSADVVLVADAAVREALAAGAPDGSPLDLAAALRPALEAAVAELGAGVLEAARTERVATALPADAHLVALATDEGVQAWFGLRLRSEPSSTTPGVPTQRASLNVLYDVEMTLTAELGRTKLPVRQVLELTPGAVLELDRAAGSPADVMVNGRLIARGEVVVIDEEFGIRITEIARGEDGAL from the coding sequence ATGAACGCCACCACCGAGACCACCGACGCCGCCGTCGCGCTCGCCGCGGCCACCGCCGCCGCCCGGCTGCTGCCCGCGGTCGCCCCGCTGGTGCCCGCGCCCGCCCCCGCCGGCCGGCGCCCGGACGCCGACGCGCTCGCGGTCGTCGCGTCGTTCGTCGGCCCGAACAGCGCGGACGTCGTGCTGGTCGCCGACGCCGCCGTCCGCGAGGCGCTGGCCGCCGGCGCCCCCGACGGCAGCCCGCTGGACCTGGCCGCGGCGCTGCGACCGGCCCTGGAGGCCGCCGTCGCCGAGCTCGGCGCCGGGGTGCTCGAGGCCGCGCGCACCGAGCGGGTCGCGACGGCCCTGCCCGCGGACGCGCACCTGGTCGCGCTCGCCACGGACGAGGGCGTGCAGGCCTGGTTCGGCCTGCGGCTCCGGTCCGAGCCCTCGTCGACGACGCCGGGCGTCCCGACGCAGCGCGCCAGCCTGAACGTGCTCTACGACGTCGAGATGACCCTGACCGCCGAGCTCGGCCGCACCAAGCTCCCGGTCCGCCAGGTGCTGGAGCTGACCCCCGGCGCCGTGCTCGAGCTCGACCGCGCCGCCGGCAGCCCCGCGGACGTCATGGTCAACGGCCGCCTCATCGCCCGCGGCGAGGTCGTCGTCATCGACGAGGAGTTCGGCATCCGCATCACCGAGATCGCGCGCGGCGAGGACGGCGCCCTCTGA
- a CDS encoding FliM/FliN family flagellar motor switch protein: MTVHTQGQAPARSRRRTHVPEPYDFRRPMTMAREHARVLEMAFETFARQWGNQLTARLRAMAQVTLDGLSLTSYDEYVRTLPGTTAMMLCTIEQTRQTAVVQVPVHTSMVWIDYLLGGPGTGDPREDRELTEIELTLLRGVMQAALGDLGYAFSALAPLDVTFRTVQYNPQFVQAVPASDAVLVATFQMRVGEREDLATVMFPAELLLGAVRQADGSNGRSSEDQRAHEAALADLEAAVEDVPVEVAVRFAPVVVRPRDVVGLAVGDVVPLSHPSSQPLDVVVDGVVLARAAAGNNGSRLACMVVTVEEKP; the protein is encoded by the coding sequence GTGACGGTCCACACCCAGGGTCAGGCCCCGGCGCGCTCGCGCCGGCGGACGCACGTCCCCGAGCCCTACGACTTCCGGCGCCCCATGACGATGGCGCGCGAGCACGCCCGCGTCCTCGAGATGGCGTTCGAGACGTTCGCCCGCCAGTGGGGCAACCAGCTCACCGCCCGGCTCCGCGCGATGGCCCAGGTCACGCTCGACGGGCTGAGCCTCACGTCCTACGACGAGTACGTCCGGACGCTGCCCGGCACCACCGCGATGATGCTGTGCACCATCGAGCAGACCCGGCAGACCGCCGTGGTGCAGGTGCCCGTGCACACCTCGATGGTGTGGATCGACTACCTGCTCGGCGGCCCCGGCACCGGCGACCCGCGCGAGGACCGCGAGCTCACCGAGATCGAGCTCACCCTGCTGCGGGGCGTCATGCAGGCCGCGCTCGGCGACCTCGGCTACGCGTTCTCCGCGCTCGCGCCGCTGGACGTGACCTTCCGGACCGTGCAATACAACCCGCAGTTCGTGCAGGCCGTGCCGGCCTCCGACGCGGTGCTCGTCGCGACCTTCCAGATGCGGGTCGGCGAGCGCGAGGACCTCGCCACCGTGATGTTCCCCGCGGAGCTGCTGCTCGGCGCGGTCCGGCAGGCCGACGGCTCCAACGGCCGGTCCTCGGAGGACCAGCGTGCCCACGAGGCCGCGCTCGCCGACCTGGAGGCCGCCGTCGAGGACGTGCCCGTCGAGGTCGCGGTCCGGTTCGCCCCGGTCGTGGTCCGCCCCCGCGACGTCGTCGGCCTCGCGGTCGGCGACGTCGTCCCCCTGTCCCACCCGTCGTCCCAGCCGCTCGACGTGGTGGTGGACGGCGTCGTGCTCGCGCGAGCCGCCGCGGGGAACAACGGTTCCCGCCTCGCCTGCATGGTCGTCACCGTCGAGGAGAAGCCCTGA
- a CDS encoding flagellar basal body-associated FliL family protein, translated as MPIEQRVIGGGQKIGGGQKIGGAKESTPAPEPEAPKKKGKKGLLFAIIGLVLVGGGAAAYVLLGLGGGGSDEPAAEPEPVAGAVLPVEPISLNLADGHYLRLGFDLQLTEEVGERTPDTGKAVDAAIALFSGRSVSEVSDPATREQLKTELLHQVEELYHGEVMDLYLTNYVTQ; from the coding sequence ATGCCCATCGAGCAGCGAGTGATCGGCGGCGGCCAGAAGATCGGCGGCGGTCAGAAGATCGGCGGGGCCAAGGAGTCCACCCCCGCCCCGGAGCCGGAGGCTCCGAAGAAGAAGGGCAAGAAGGGCCTGCTGTTCGCGATCATCGGCCTCGTGCTGGTCGGTGGCGGGGCGGCGGCGTACGTCCTGCTCGGCCTGGGCGGCGGCGGCAGCGACGAGCCGGCCGCCGAGCCGGAGCCGGTCGCCGGCGCGGTGCTCCCGGTGGAGCCCATCAGCCTGAACCTGGCGGACGGGCACTACCTGCGCCTCGGCTTCGACCTGCAGCTGACCGAGGAGGTCGGCGAGCGCACCCCCGACACCGGCAAGGCGGTCGACGCGGCGATCGCGCTGTTCTCCGGCCGCTCCGTGTCCGAGGTCAGCGACCCGGCGACCCGCGAGCAGCTCAAGACCGAGCTGCTGCACCAGGTGGAGGAGCTCTACCACGGGGAGGTGATGGACCTCTACCTGACGAACTACGTCACCCAGTGA
- a CDS encoding OmpA/MotB family protein yields the protein MSSHGGRGRGRRGGGHEEEHVNHERWLVSYSDMITVLMALFIVLFAISQVDQEKYVALKASLAAGFGDGSVNQSVLDGSDGALDGLTPGDETQPDSGTAGIVDADEGLGLQATDPAPQTEADPTQVDPATLAAAQAEAAHLEEVREQILNALRTAALQDSIRFRMDERGLVLGLVADDVFFAQGSAQLTPTAMQVLDLAAPTLVGLQEQISVEGHANTVPISGRYATNWELSSDRATQVLRHMVENDGMPGTRIQAVGYGDTRPLVQGTDDTAMTANRRVDMVILSVAPEAVRALLPAVAAGSATGG from the coding sequence GTGAGCTCGCACGGCGGTCGCGGACGCGGCCGCCGCGGCGGGGGGCACGAGGAGGAGCACGTCAACCACGAGCGCTGGCTCGTCTCGTACTCCGACATGATCACGGTCCTCATGGCGCTGTTCATCGTGCTGTTCGCGATCAGCCAGGTGGACCAGGAGAAGTACGTCGCGCTGAAGGCGTCGCTCGCGGCGGGCTTCGGCGACGGGTCGGTCAACCAGTCGGTGCTCGACGGCAGCGACGGCGCCCTGGACGGCCTGACGCCCGGCGACGAGACGCAGCCCGACTCCGGCACGGCCGGCATCGTGGACGCGGACGAGGGCCTGGGCCTGCAGGCCACCGACCCGGCGCCGCAGACCGAGGCCGACCCGACCCAGGTGGACCCCGCGACGCTCGCGGCGGCGCAGGCGGAGGCGGCCCACCTGGAGGAGGTGCGCGAGCAGATCCTCAACGCGCTGCGGACGGCGGCGCTGCAGGACTCCATCCGGTTCCGGATGGACGAGCGCGGCCTCGTGCTCGGCCTGGTCGCGGACGACGTGTTCTTCGCGCAGGGCTCGGCGCAGCTCACGCCGACCGCGATGCAGGTGCTGGACCTCGCGGCCCCGACGCTCGTGGGCCTCCAGGAGCAGATCTCGGTGGAGGGGCACGCGAACACCGTGCCGATCTCCGGCCGGTACGCCACCAACTGGGAGCTGTCGTCCGACCGGGCGACGCAGGTGCTGCGGCACATGGTGGAGAACGACGGCATGCCGGGCACCCGCATCCAGGCGGTGGGCTACGGCGACACGCGTCCCCTCGTGCAGGGGACCGACGACACGGCCATGACCGCCAACCGGCGGGTCGACATGGTGATCCTGAGCGTGGCACCGGAAGCGGTCCGCGCCCTGCTGCCCGCGGTGGCAGCCGGAAGTGCGACGGGAGGGTAG
- a CDS encoding motility protein A — MDPAGFIGLVVAFGAIFGALLMEGADPMSIFLPAPLLLVWVGTIGVGIAGHTIKDVIESFKAVPRALMSKVPDPTTTVDTLVELADRARREGLLALEDAAKDIDDPFLRGGLQAAIDGTDPDDLRMILEDKIATKRAREKTHSKYFQDMGGYAPTIGIIGTVISLVHVLENLSDPSSLGRSIAAAFVATLWGILSANVVWLPLGTRIKRFSDLECAQMEVTLEGLLAVQAGANPRLVGERLRSLLPETPAAKEAA; from the coding sequence ATGGATCCCGCCGGTTTCATCGGGCTGGTCGTCGCCTTCGGCGCGATCTTCGGCGCCCTCCTCATGGAGGGTGCCGACCCGATGTCCATCTTCCTGCCCGCGCCGCTGCTGCTGGTGTGGGTGGGCACGATCGGCGTGGGCATCGCCGGGCACACGATCAAGGACGTCATCGAGTCGTTCAAGGCCGTGCCCCGCGCGCTGATGAGCAAGGTCCCCGACCCGACGACCACGGTGGACACGCTGGTCGAGCTGGCGGACCGGGCGCGCCGCGAGGGGCTGCTGGCCCTGGAGGACGCCGCGAAGGACATCGACGACCCGTTCCTGCGCGGCGGGCTGCAGGCGGCCATCGACGGCACGGACCCCGACGACCTCCGGATGATCCTCGAGGACAAGATCGCGACCAAGCGGGCCCGCGAGAAGACGCACTCGAAGTACTTCCAGGACATGGGCGGCTACGCCCCGACGATCGGCATCATCGGCACGGTCATCTCGCTGGTGCACGTGCTGGAGAACCTGTCGGACCCGTCGTCGCTGGGCCGCTCGATCGCCGCGGCCTTCGTCGCGACCCTCTGGGGCATCCTGTCCGCGAACGTCGTCTGGCTGCCGCTGGGCACCCGCATCAAGCGGTTCTCGGACCTGGAGTGCGCCCAGATGGAGGTCACCCTCGAGGGCCTCCTCGCGGTGCAGGCCGGCGCCAACCCGCGCCTGGTCGGCGAGCGCCTGCGCAGCCTGCTGCCCGAGACGCCGGCGGCCAAGGAGGCCGCGTGA
- a CDS encoding flagellar FlbD family protein: MIIVTRLNGAQFGVNPDLLQRVDSAPDTILTLIDGTKYIVRESMAEVIARVNEHRAQLLARAQEIQAAPTPAVELVRDAPAAADDDGAEDDGDGPLADPVPLRPRSR, from the coding sequence GTGATCATCGTGACGCGCCTGAACGGGGCCCAGTTCGGGGTCAACCCCGACCTGCTCCAGCGCGTCGACAGCGCGCCCGACACCATCCTGACCCTCATCGACGGGACCAAGTACATCGTCCGGGAGTCGATGGCGGAGGTCATCGCGCGGGTCAACGAGCACCGCGCGCAGCTCCTGGCCCGCGCCCAGGAGATCCAGGCCGCGCCGACCCCGGCCGTCGAGCTGGTCCGCGACGCCCCCGCGGCGGCGGACGACGACGGTGCCGAGGACGACGGCGACGGCCCGCTCGCCGACCCCGTCCCCCTGCGACCGAGGAGCCGCTGA